In the Acropora muricata isolate sample 2 chromosome 1, ASM3666990v1, whole genome shotgun sequence genome, one interval contains:
- the LOC136925420 gene encoding neural cell adhesion molecule 2-like, with amino-acid sequence MEKVLLLIGAVLVTIVTRSDATVQLPSTSAMFQQGRDYQIPCFVTGEEFVAWVTPAKPARPGVPAIPSKRITEAQPSERKRINKVGDSYQLYIEKVTADDGGTYQCVGASNSSTFTAYVDINVGNESPLNVRLGQKDIIRLDVSSYPAPTYTWSKDRQALTFDSRRTLDRYTGNITLNPVIQSDEGNYSCTVRYGIQQQPHNFRVFVVDIPRISKPQGDPVYRQGTVGYNITFRCDIISGKPAPLIKWYVSWEGTNRPINSLYDSRWSHPTEEEFTITGIQPKDKDKYRCIAENVAGKDELRFEITEVIVAPMIEIMVSHSEPKEGDNVKIRCKVPQSPTPTVAWYKNGQRFGDTKYPEGGKVVAEISFPNIQWSDGGMYTCQASNGAIDGNNQEIRVEETVAINVISPPRLISPSDNVYTFIGNRKNTSILCAFSGYPEPMVKMLNDNGTVVSEGNGSALFVIPGTYTDEFFGEYNCTAVNNIRTTNILLSLLVATKPEVPQNVVVETTCEDISLAWQKPINDGGMPITYYVISLLSSSDQTLRRMNVDASLRETNIISKEIEAETTYKVSVLASNDAGYGDNKTVPAQTKKYCVPDKPRITNTEKEIESSFTLKWLPPTYDGGDNNIKYQVEWGKKPITDETDRSVVENIPYTSRKIENLEHGVEYEFRVMAKNQVGAGEPDIRFFTVKGSTDKPTQDHGQSK; translated from the exons ATGCAACTGTACAGTTGCCATCAACAAGTGCTATGTTCCAACAAGGAAGGGACTACCAGATACCTTGTTTTGTGACAGGAGAAGAATTTGTTGCTTGGGTAACACCAGCCAAACCAGCACGGCCAGGGGTGCCAGCAATCCCCAGCAAAAGAATAACTGAGGCACAAccaagtgaaagaaaaagaatcaaCAAGGTTGGAGACTCTTACCAACTCTATATCGAGAAAGTCACTGCAGATGACGGTGGAACATATCAATGTGTTGGTGCATCAAATTCAAGTACATTCACTGCTTACGTTGACA TCAATGTGGGAAATGAATCACCACTGAATGTGCGCCTGGGACAAAAAGATATAATAAGACTAGATGTTTCATCTTATCCAGCTCCCACATATACATGGTCAAAGGATAGACAAGCATTGACCTTTGATTCCCGGCGTACTCTTGATCGATACACAGGAAATATTACTTTGAATCCTGTCATCCAATCAGATGAAGGCAACTACTCTTGCACTGTGAGATATGGAATTCAACAACAACCTCACAACTTTCGTGTCTTTGTTGTTG ATATTCCTCGTATCAGCAAGCCGCAGGGAGATCCGGTGTATCGTCAAGGGACAGTAGGATACAACATCACATTTCGCTGTGACATCATATCGGGAAAACCAGCGCCATTAATCAAGTGGTACGTTTCATGGGAAGGAACAAACCGGCCGATTAATTCTTTGTACGACTCAAGGTGGTCCCACCCCACTGAAGAAGAATTTACCATAACTGGTATCCAACCAAAAGATAAAGACAAATATCGTTGCATTGCAGAAAATGTGGCTGGAAAAGATGAACTGAGGTTTGAGATAACTGAAGTGATCG TTGCTCCAATGATTGAGATTATGGTGTCTCACAGTGAGCCAAAAGAAGGAGACAATGTCAAAATACGGTGCAAAGTACCACAATCACCAACTCCAACAGTAGCATGGTACAAAAATGGTCAGCGTTTTGGAGATACAAAG TACCCAGAAGGAGGCAAGGTTGTTGCTGAAATATCATTTCCAAACATCCAATGGAGTGATGGTGGAATGTACACATGCCAAGCATCTAATGGTGCCATTGATGGTAATAATCAGGAGATTCGAGTGGAGGAAACAGTAGCCATCAATGTCATAT CTCCACCCAGACTCATATCACCGTCTGACAATGTGTACACATTCATTGGAAACAGGAAAAATACATCAATACTTTGCGCATTCTCTGGATATCCTGAGCCAATGGTTAAAATGTTGAATGACAATGGAACAGTAGTTTCTGAAGGCAATGGCTCCGCTTTGTTTGTTATTCCAGGAACATATACTGACGAGTTCTTTGGAGAATACAACTGCACAGCCGTCAACAATATTAGAACAACAAATATTCTTCTGAGCCTTCTAGTTGCCA CAAAGCCTGAGGTTCCACAAAATGTGGTGGTAGAAACAACATGTGAAGACATCAGCCTGGCTTGGCAAAAACCCATAAACGATGGAGGAATGCCAATTACCTACTACGTTATAAGTCTACTATCCTCCAGTGATCAAACACTGCGTCGAATGAATGTTGACGCCAGTTTGAGAGAAACAAACATTATTAGCAAAGAGATTGAAGCTGAAACAACATATAAAGTCTCTGTGTTGGCAAGTAACGATGCTGGATATGGAGATAACAAAACAGTGCCAGCTCAAACCAAAAAATACT GTGTCCCTGATAAACCACGAATTACAAACAcggaaaaagaaattgaaagtaGCTTCACCTTGAAGTGGTTACCACCTACTTATGATGGAGGTGACAACAACATTAAGTATCAAGTTGAATGGGGGAAGAAGCCGATAACTGACGAAACAGATCGTTCTGTGGTAGAGAACATTCCTTATACTTCTCGTAAAATAGAGAATCTGGAGCATGGAGTGGAGTATGAGTTCAGAGTGATGGCCAAGAACCAAGTTGGTGCTGGTGAGCCAGATATTAGGTTCTTCACGGTGAAGGGATCCACTG ACAAACCAACTCAAGACCATGGGCAAAGTAAGTGA